From Verrucomicrobiia bacterium:
AGGTCTTCGTCGCCGGCGCCACCGGCTTCGTGGGCAGCCATATTTCCAAAAAACTTGCGGCCCACGGCCATTCTGTAATTGCCCTGGCCCATAGGCGTTCAGATGACGTTCTGAAAGGGGCGGCGGTGGAGAAAAGAGAAGGGAGTATCCTCGATTTAAATTCTCTTCGCACGACCGTCCAAGGAACGGAAGCCATCGTCAATGCCGTCGGCATCATCAAGGAAGTGAAAGGGAAAACCTTTGACGGCATCCATCGGCAAGGGGTGGAAAACCTTATCGCCGCCGCCAAGGAGAACGGAATCAAACGTATCATCCATATTTCCGCCTTGGGAACCGGCACCGGCATCGACACCGCCTACTTCCGCACCAAGGAGGCCGGGGAAAAGGCCTTGATTGCGTCCGGTTTGGACTGGACGGTTTTCCGCCCGGCAATGATTATCGGACGGGGAGACGGTTTTTCGACCGAAATGCTTGCCCTGATGAAAAGAGGCCCCTTCATTCCGGTGATAGGGAAGGGGGGCTACAAGTTGCAAATGGTCTACATCGAGGACGTGGCCGAATGCGTGGCAAAAGCGTTAAAGATGCCGGAAACCTTCGGCCAGACCTATTGTTTGGGCGGGCCGGATGTTATGACAATGAACGAGATTCTTGATTTCTTGGCCGGCTGGAAGGGAATCAAAAAGCCGAAGATTCACGTTCCTTTGTCCGTAATGCGTCTCCTGTCGGCCATTATGGAAAAGGTTTTGC
This genomic window contains:
- a CDS encoding complex I NDUFA9 subunit family protein, which codes for MKVFVAGATGFVGSHISKKLAAHGHSVIALAHRRSDDVLKGAAVEKREGSILDLNSLRTTVQGTEAIVNAVGIIKEVKGKTFDGIHRQGVENLIAAAKENGIKRIIHISALGTGTGIDTAYFRTKEAGEKALIASGLDWTVFRPAMIIGRGDGFSTEMLALMKRGPFIPVIGKGGYKLQMVYIEDVAECVAKALKMPETFGQTYCLGGPDVMTMNEILDFLAGWKGIKKPKIHVPLSVMRLLSAIMEKVLPNPPVTPDQIKMLLAFRTCDPAVASKTFGVTFKPWAEAIKEYS